The segment AAGTTTATTTGAAGCAATTAGTGGCTTAACATCAATTTTAATTATGAGGGAATGAACCATCATGTTTATTAAGAAGGTCTTAATTATGGGGACTATATCGGTCAGTTTAATTGGCTTAGTTTCTTTACCAAGTTGGGGGTTATTTGGCTTTCAAATTGGTAATTATTCAATTTCAGTTGACGTAAAATTTGACCAAATCTGGAAAAATTTACAAGCTAAATTACGACAAAGTTTAAATCAAGAACTGGCTAATTTGCCTAGCTTAAATGATTTGGGAGTATTAGGGATTCCTGACCCTTTTGAAATCAGGAAAGAGCTAGAAGTGATCGAAGGCCATGAAGGATGGGATGAACAAAATGAGTTTGACCGCATTCTGGCTGAAATCTTAGCATCAGAAACCCTATCAAAAGCCGGTCAAGATAACATTAAAAACACAGGAGATGCTATTAAACAGCAGGTAAATGAGATTGGCTTAGATGCGGATTTGGCTCAAGCTGAAGTCATTACTCAGAATGTCTTGAAACACATGGCTAGACAAACAAAAAAACAAGCTAGGGATTGTTTTTTTGAGTATTGGAGCTTTTTTGGCGGTCATGACCAATTTGACCAGTACCCCCTCCCTTCAAACTAATGATAATCAAGAAGCGGCCAAAACCGAAGAAGACACTGGGCCATCACCAGAGGAAACCATGGCCGCACTTAAGGCAGAAGCGGCTTTAGCGGGTCAAGAAAAGCAGTTGAGTGAGGCGAAGAAAAAAGTCGATGAAGGGACACCTCAAACCCAATTAGTTAAGGCTGAACCATCTTCTAACTCTGTTTCTAATTCGGCTCCAGGGTCGAATCGAACCAAGACAACCCCTCAAACGTATCAAACCGTTGCCGTTCAACCAAGGTCTTCTTCCCCTTCTGTACAACGAGTGACCACTGTTTCTCCTCAACCCATGAGGGTGACTCAGAGAAATATGCCTAATTCCGTTAAAGGGTCTGTTAATCCATCTAAATCTTCGAGTTCGATGGGTATTCAAACGGTTGACCCCTTAACCCGATGGAATACCTTGGCCATGTTGGGTAGTTACGGCGGCAAAACGAATGGTAAAAATCCCGATGTGGGAACAGCTATTTCCCCAGTTGATGATCACGAGGAAATGACAGAAACAGGGATCATCCCTCGAACACAACCGATTATAAGACGAAATCAACCCACATATCATTAAGTCCCCAACCCCCTAGTCTGAGGCAGGGGGCAGGAGGCAGGAGGCAGGAGGGAAATTCAAGACTTTAACTTTTGAATAGTAGAAACTAAAATTCCTTGCATTCTATCCACTTCTTCTAAAACTGGACTAAATAACTCAGGGAAAGTTAGTTTTACCTCTTTTGCGATGATTAACTGTGTATCTAGTTCTCTTAAAGAGCCTAATGCTATAACTCATAGATAGAAGTTTGAAGGCAGAAGTTTGAAGTAATGGTTTATTATAGCACTCTTTCCTCTCCTCCCTCCTTCTCCCTAATCTATCCTCCTGCCTCGGAGCCTCCTGCCCCCTGCCTCAAAGCAGTAACTCAAGATCCCTTTAGATCCCGTGAAAAGTAAGGTTAGGGGTTAGGGGAAAAATGTTTGAATTTAGGATAAGAATTATGTCGAGTAATTTAAGATTAAGAACGTTTTCTGTTCCGTTTAATTTATTCCTATTCGCTATTGGAATGGTCGGAATTAATCAAGGGATTTTATGGGGAAATAGTCTAAAAGCGGTTGCTTCAGATATGGTGCAAACGATCCCTAGTCATAATGGTACCACTAAGCAACTGAGTCCGCTCAATATCCCTTTAGCACCCGGTTCGGGGGTTAGCATTAATTTTGCTCCTTCGGGGGAAACAATACAAAAAGTTTGGTTAGATAATCCCTCTTTTGTGGTGATTGATGCGGATGGTTGTTTATCGGGTTTACCGTCTTCTGGTGGGAATTGTCAGCAGTCTAATGCTAGTTTAATCTATTTACGGCGCATCAATGATTTACCGATTCCAGGATTACCTAAAACTCACCAAAGTTTATTAACGGTAGTTACGAAAGGAAATGGTGGCACAAATCTCTATTTATTTCGTATTACTAAAGCGAATAAGGCTAGTAAATTAGTCTTTGAAGTTATTTCTCATAATCCGAGTACAGTCAAGGGTGATGAGTTTAAATCCACTGAACCTTTGGTATTAACAACGGCTCGGTTTTCGAGGGGAGTTAAAGCAGCAATAGAACAAGACTTATTAAAAAAAGGAGGGAATTTAGCTCAAAAAATCAACTTGTTTCTTGGTTATTTAGAATCGGGTTTATCGAAAGAAACAGCAGCACAAAAAGCCGGAATTTCTCTAGCACTTGTTAATAAATTGGAGGCTTTAGGAAGATGAAAACATCAACTTTAAAAAAATGGGGCTTTTTTCTTTACTTTTTTGCCACAGGATGGGGAATATTTTGGGTATTATCTTTTCTACTAATAGCCAAAGCTAATGCTCAAAATACTGCCCAAATTCCTGATGTTAAGCCGATGAGTTTTAGTAGCTTTCCTCCGATTAAATCGGCAGGAAACATCGAATTATCGGGGGAGATTATTCAACAATTAGGATTTAACCCTAATCGTTCTTGGCAAGCTGGTCAACGATTTGATACTATCATTCAATTAGGGGATATTAGTGAAGGCTTTGGGGCCGAAAACTTCAATCTTAATCAAATTCAAAATTTGGGGACTGTTGATGTTCATGGATTATCCTTACAGGATTTTGGGGTGATTCAATTTCAAACCATTGGTTCTTTAGTTAAAGCCATAATGTTGGGGAAACAATGGGTTTCTGGTAATTCTCAAAAAGTTCAAGGTGGTAATGGTTTATTGGGGTCAATGTTTGGAGGCGTTGAACCGACAGGAAGACATCCTTTTGGTTCTGGTTTTAAAGTGGTCATTGGGGATATTTATGAAGCTTCAGGGACGGTTGAAACTGATTTATATTTTCGGATTTGTAAGCGTGGATGGATTAATTTAGGCTGTTCTCCTTATGGTATTGGCCCTTTTCCTTTTATGACTTTTCAAGAACAAGATTGGCTCTTTTTGGGAAATTGATAATTGATAATTGATAAGGAGTTAATTTCATGTTACAAGAGCAATATTTAATTAAAATTGAACCGTCAACAGAACCTTCTTTTTCTTTGACTTCTTTGCCATCAGGGATTACCCCACAAATGGGAATGATGATCTTATTATTAGGTGGGGTTGCTTTATTGTCAATGGGCGGTCAGAAAAAGGGCAAATTAGCCACTTCTTATTGGGGAGGAAAAGCTGAAGAAACTGCCGCTAAAAATAAAGCGATTAAACAAATTAAGCAACCGGAACGTAATAGTGCTGCTTTATATATTGGAACTCCGCAAATTGTCCAGGATAAGTTAGAATCTGAGTGGCTAAAACAAGGGTTGAAACTATCATCAAAACCTCCGGCCAAACAAACTTATTGGTTTCCTGATGCTCAACGGGGTTGTTCTGTGGTTGGTGGGGCCGGTTCTGGGAAAACGGTGTCAGTTTTAGACCGTTTTATGCAGTCTTCTTTTGACCAGGGGTTCCCCACAATTATCTATGATTTTAAATATCCTGCTCAAACTAAACGGGCGTTTGCTTATGCCTTAAAACGTCATTATGGGGCGAGAATCTTTGCCCCTGGATACCCAGAATCTGATACTTGTAATATCCTTGATTTTCTTAAGGATGAAGAGGATGCCGTGGCCGCAGGACAATTAGCCCAAGTTATTACTAAAAACACGGATTTATCAGGAGGTAAAGGGGGAGGTGATAAGTTTTTTGAAGAAGCAGGTGCTTCTTTGACTCAAGGGGTTTTCTTATTAACTAAAGCTACGGCAAATCAGGCCGGAAAACCGGAAATGTGTGATTTAATGTTGGCTTCTGCTATTCTCTCTTTACCCAGTTTAGGTAAACGGTTAGAACTGGCCCGTAGTGAGAATAAATTTAATGTTTGGACCATGCGACCTCTTGATCAAATTATATCTGTTTCTAATTCTCCTGAGACGGAAGCTTCTATTATTGGGACGGCACAAAGGACGTTTCAATACTTCATGAAAAAAGACTTTATTGGGGCGTTTTGTGGTCAGTCTACTTTGCCTTTAGATTTGGATGGTAAAGAGGTTATTTTCTTTGGGTTAGACCGTAATAATCGGGATATTGTCAGTCCTTTATTAGCTGCTGTTCTCCACATGATTGTCTCACGGAATGTATCACGAACTTTACCCCGAATTGACCCGTTAATGGTGTTTTTAGATGAGATTCCTACCCTTTATTTGCCTCAGTTACATAACTGGTTTAATGAGAACCGAGAAGACGGCTTTTGTGGTACTATTGCTTTTCAAAATTATGCCCAATTAAAACAACGCTATGGGGATGATTTAGCTAGGGTCATTTTTGGGGGAACTGCGACTAAAATTCTCTTTAACCCCCAAGAAGGGGAGTCGAATAAAGCCTTTTCTGAACTGTTAGGAGAATTTGAGGTTGAGTATCATACAAAATCTCGGTCACGAGGGAAAGGTAGTAATTCTCGTTCTACTTCTGATAATCGGCAAAAACGGGCTTTATTTGAAGCTGCTCAATTTGCTAAATTGCCTACAGGTAGGGCGGTTAGAATTAGTCCGGCTTTTAAGCGAGGAAAAGAGGCTTACATTCCTATTTTAACTGATTTTAAGCTATCTAAAGCTGATTTAGCAGAACAAGCTTGGGCGGAAACTCGGTGGACAGAAATTCAAGAAAATTTGGTTAATTTACGCTCTGATGCTATTTCTGATGAGGTGCGTTCTCGTCAGTTTGAAGAAAGGCGAAAATTAGCGGAGGAAATGTTTCCTTTACCACCAGAATTATCGAAGGGTAATTCATCGGGGCCAATTGATCCTTTTGCTGATTAATTATTATTTATTTTTGGAGGTATATGATGAATCAAAATCTGTTTCAACAACAATTAAATGAAGCTCAAAATTTACCAGCTTTTTCTGAATATTATCAATTTCAGACCTTAGAGTTTTTTGACCAATATGGAGTCATTGTCGGCATAATTAATGGTGAATACGTCGAAGAACATGAGCGTACTGAAGATTATGACCCTTGGTATTTAGGGGTATTTCTTGATGGTGAAATGGGCTTTTGTAGTATTGGCAGTAAGGTGGTTCTTAATCGCTTACAAAATTTAGTAGCACTTCAACAACAATTAGGATTTATTAATTAATTCTTTATCAATTAATAAGGAGAAAACAATGGAAACTGTAACCCCTGTTAGTTCTAGCGACGCGAAAGAAACTCAACAAATTCAACAACAATCAGCCGCACAAGCTCTAAAAATTGCTCAATTAGTTATGGAATTAATTGAAAAGTTATTATTGAAATTAGAAGGAGAAAAAAAAGATGAGAAAGAGGAAAACAAGAATAATCAGCAGCAAGGGAATGAGTCTATAAATAATGAATCATCTCCTAAACAACAGCAGAAACAATCTGATAATAATTTATCATCTACTGTTCAAAATAAGACCCAATATCCTTTATCATTGAACAATTTAGAGATTACCATAAATGGAGAGAAAAAATTAGGTGATAGTCACAATAATTTAACTTGGGAAGACTATGGTAAAATTCAAGCATTAATTCAGGAAGATGTTGGCAATAAGGTGACTGAATTAGCCAATATTAAGGGAGAAAAAGTCACCTCACAAAATGGACAAATTAAACGTCAACCTTTATTAGAAACCGATGAGCAGGGGACAGTTTTACACAATGCTTTTAAATCTTCTCAACCTAAAAAAAAGCTCAGTGGATTTGAGGCGATTAATCGTGCTTTGTCTAAGTTACCTGACAATGAAACCAAGACTTATTTAACTCAAGTTAATCAGCAAATAAGTCAACAGTTTCAACAACAGCAACAGTTATTAGAAGAAGCGAAAAATTTCAATCAACAATTAAGTCTACAACTGCAAACATCACAGTCAACTTTATTAGAATCTCAACAGATTAATCAAGATTATGCTAAATTAATTCTACAATATCAGCAACTTGAACAAAAACGAGAGCCTAAAGATCCCCAAAGTTGGCAAAAATTAGTAAAAAATTCTGTCAATTCTGTGCAACAATGGTGGCAAGATAGAAAACAAAAGTATGATGAAAAAGCCCAAAATATTCAGTATGCAGCTAATTTGAAATATTTTGCTAAAGAGATGATGGGGGAGAACACAAAACTTTCTGGAACTGATTATAATCTAGAAAGAAAAGGTAATCATTATCAATTAAAAGATTCACAAGGCTCTTTGTTACTAAGTTTTCAGAATAGGGGAGTATTAGGGGTTAAAATTGATACAGTTAATTTAAACTCAAATCATCAAGAGGATTTGAAATTATTGAAGACATTTCGTGATGATCCTAACTTTTTTGTCAAGCATTCTCAGTTTGTTTTTAAAGCGATACCTGAACCGGAACCAATATTTCAAGTTCCAGATTCTTCTCAATCTGAACCTGAACCAATATTTAGAGTTTCATCTTCTTCTCAACCTGAACCTGACATAATCTTGACCAGTTCTTTTAATAAGAAAACACAAACTTTTCCTGAAATAAATCGAGATGTTAGTAAGGAAATAAACCTAGAAAAAAAGGAAAATGTTATTGATAAAAAATCAATAACATCAGATAATCTAAGGCTGCCAGATGTTCAAAATGTGGTAAAAAGTTTAAAAGAGCTTATCGCAAAAACTAGCTCTGCTCTCGAAACAATTAACGTTAAAGGTTACGGAATAAAGACTGATCAAAAAGGTGAATACATGAGGATCAATCGTTTTTCAGATCAGCAAGTTCTCTTGGAAGTTAATGGTAATAATTCCACTGTTAAATCTGCTTTAACTCAACAAGATGTACTCCAGTTAAATTACCTGATCAAACAAGCCTTAACTCAAATACAGAAACCTTCATCACAACAAGTTAACCGTGTCAAAGGACGCTAAAATATGTATACTAAACCAATTCTTCCCTTACTTCAAACTTACCAATCTTTATGTCTGCAATCTCCTCTCATTGAACGAACTAATGTTTTAAATTGGCTAGTTTCTTTGGGTCATACTTACTTCCGATGGCATTTAGCATTTGAACAGTTTCAAAGTTTATCTGAAGCACAAACTTGGGTTGATTTAGAGCCAAATTATTTACTTTTTGAGACTGATTTGTCCTTAGAATCTACGGAAAATACTTTAAATATTAAGGAGATTTTATTAACTTGGCAGCAAACTCATCAAACGGGAATTCTCATTATTGAGAATGGTCTTCAATTGATTCAGCAACAATCTCTAAATATTTTGTTAATCGAAGTTCTTAATAATCTCAAAGGAACTGATAAATATCTCATCTTTTTGGAGACAGAAGGGGAATCATTAAAGGGGGAACTTACTTCTATTATTCCGGTTTTGATGTTGCCAATACCGACGATTAAAGACTTAGAAAACTTGGCTCAACAGTTAGGTTTAGAAACAGCTTCATTATTACCAGGATTAGGGTTATGTCGTGAGGAAATTTGTCAAGGGGTGCGACTTGCTCAAGCAACAGAAACTCCGATTACACAAGCTTTATTCAACTATAAAATTGAGCGTTTTCAAGCATTAGGATTAGCTCTTAATCCCACCCCTTCGACGATTGAAGTAGGAGGCATGGATTTGTTAAAAGAGGCTATTTCTCATTTACAATTAGATTATTCACCACAAGCTCGTTTACGTCAAATTCCTTTACCTAAAGGTTGGTTATTGGCGGGGCCTCCAGGTACAGGTAAAAGTTTTGTGGCTAAATTAATTGCTAACCGTCTTCAGTTTGCCCTGGTAACTGTGGGGATAGATAAAATCAAAGCTCATGGTGCTGTTTATTTATCAAATTTACTTTCTCGTCTGGAAGCGGCTGCCCCCTTAGTTTGTTATTTTGATGAGTTTGATAAGTTTTTTGAAGCTGAAGGTAAAGGAGAAGAATCTAAAACTAGAGAGGTTTTAGGGGTCTTATTAACTTGGTTACAGGAGAAAAAGTCTTCTGTATTTGTGTTAGCTACCCTTAACCGTTTGGATGCTTTACCCCCTGAATTAACCCGTGCTGGCCGCTTTGATAAGATTTTCTATGTTGGTTTTCCTCAAGCTATTGAAC is part of the Crocosphaera sp. UHCC 0190 genome and harbors:
- a CDS encoding type IV secretory system conjugative DNA transfer family protein is translated as MLQEQYLIKIEPSTEPSFSLTSLPSGITPQMGMMILLLGGVALLSMGGQKKGKLATSYWGGKAEETAAKNKAIKQIKQPERNSAALYIGTPQIVQDKLESEWLKQGLKLSSKPPAKQTYWFPDAQRGCSVVGGAGSGKTVSVLDRFMQSSFDQGFPTIIYDFKYPAQTKRAFAYALKRHYGARIFAPGYPESDTCNILDFLKDEEDAVAAGQLAQVITKNTDLSGGKGGGDKFFEEAGASLTQGVFLLTKATANQAGKPEMCDLMLASAILSLPSLGKRLELARSENKFNVWTMRPLDQIISVSNSPETEASIIGTAQRTFQYFMKKDFIGAFCGQSTLPLDLDGKEVIFFGLDRNNRDIVSPLLAAVLHMIVSRNVSRTLPRIDPLMVFLDEIPTLYLPQLHNWFNENREDGFCGTIAFQNYAQLKQRYGDDLARVIFGGTATKILFNPQEGESNKAFSELLGEFEVEYHTKSRSRGKGSNSRSTSDNRQKRALFEAAQFAKLPTGRAVRISPAFKRGKEAYIPILTDFKLSKADLAEQAWAETRWTEIQENLVNLRSDAISDEVRSRQFEERRKLAEEMFPLPPELSKGNSSGPIDPFAD
- a CDS encoding four helix bundle protein, translated to MALGSLRELDTQLIIAKEVKLTFPELFSPVLEEVDRMQGILVSTIQKLKS
- a CDS encoding ATP-binding protein; translated protein: MYTKPILPLLQTYQSLCLQSPLIERTNVLNWLVSLGHTYFRWHLAFEQFQSLSEAQTWVDLEPNYLLFETDLSLESTENTLNIKEILLTWQQTHQTGILIIENGLQLIQQQSLNILLIEVLNNLKGTDKYLIFLETEGESLKGELTSIIPVLMLPIPTIKDLENLAQQLGLETASLLPGLGLCREEICQGVRLAQATETPITQALFNYKIERFQALGLALNPTPSTIEVGGMDLLKEAISHLQLDYSPQARLRQIPLPKGWLLAGPPGTGKSFVAKLIANRLQFALVTVGIDKIKAHGAVYLSNLLSRLEAAAPLVCYFDEFDKFFEAEGKGEESKTREVLGVLLTWLQEKKSSVFVLATLNRLDALPPELTRAGRFDKIFYVGFPQAIERKAIFELHAARFDPKFQDKDGRLTMEQWQILLNQTNFYTGAEIQFIVENAARQCFYNGQSIELTLEDLLAAKQKIIPLFSRDTERVLAMANRAKGVCEPVSSPDSSIFAPASVNLWGEAN